One Epinephelus lanceolatus isolate andai-2023 chromosome 10, ASM4190304v1, whole genome shotgun sequence genomic region harbors:
- the LOC117266049 gene encoding uncharacterized protein LOC117266049: MDLQYFLSWKVALLLLLTPCGLQCMSVHILNEEIVHVIPGSSLVLKAEIGHGPLEEVSVVTWERESELWTGHDRVTLATCPGKSFTCGGTRPNVHVNMERQVTTLQINGFSGADSGVYTVTVTDQKGVKTFAGCIVRKYEAVHHVSVSINVSHSSLVCGEAWGTEPHFSWLHERVAITQTVGIVSKDGTTLFVNKTPICGHFTCMVSNKLGYSSATYTAAPCETEGRGTTVAVLCAVLLLLCGGVLAFLLWRRHRLSTRGERLQEHIDDTF; this comes from the exons ATGGATCTACAGTATTTCCTGAGCTGGAAAGTTGCCCTGCTGCTTCTCTTGA CGCCATGTGGGCTCCAGTGTATGTCAGTGCACATCCTCAACGAGGAGATTGTGCACGTGATCCCAGGCTCCAGTCTGGTCCTGAAAGCTGAGATCGGGCACGGACCCCTGGAAGAGGTCTCCGTGGTGACCTGGGAGCGGGAGTCCGAACTCTGGACCGGCCATGACAGGGTGACACTGGCCACGTGCCCCGGCAAAAGCTTCACGTGTGGTGGCACGAGGCCAAATGTTCATGTGAACATGGAGCGGCAGGTGACGACACTTCAGATAAATGGGTTCAGCGGAGCAGACAGCGGCGTGTACACTGTGACTGTGACGGATCAGAAAGGGGTCAAGACCTTTGCAGGATGCATCGTCAGGAAATACG AGGCGGTGCACCACGTCTCAGTCAGCATCAACGTGTCTCACTCCTCGCTGGTTTGTGGAGAGGCCTGGGGCACGGAGCCCCACTTCAGCTGGCTCCACGAGAGAGTGGCCATCACTCAGACTGTGGGTATAGTCTCCAAAGATGGAACAACATTGTTTGTGAACAAGACTCCCATCTGTGGCCACTTCACCTGCATGGTCAGCAACAAGCTGGGCTACAGCTCCGCCACCTATACTGCAG CACCTTGCgagacagagggcagagggaCAACAGTGGCTGTGCTGTGTGccgtcctcctgctgctgtgtggaggAGTGCTGGCATTTCTGCTGTGGAG GCGACACAGGCTCAGCAccagaggagagaggctgcaaGAACATATAGATGACACCTTTTGA
- the LOC117266047 gene encoding uncharacterized protein LOC117266047, protein MRQPLLLISLSLAALLSARVLAQDQIQIQFQTDPLLVQTGTEVVFTVLTVSQVFSMEWQYQGGVTLGVWSGGAPSINPVAQFQGRVTITATQLRIGGAQLRDAGNYTVVVTPLATTGLTTNSRSIQLRVFDAVNGVSLFVPSVAVEGRNVSLQCTWTSGTETTVQWGKGGIAITPDSRITISDGSLVINPAQRGDAGDYTCTVSNPVSAQTATKSLTVYYGPDTPVLTKDTSKDCVGGGDVLVGQTVRLTCMSDSLPPALFSWQRDGQTVASGQPDSGVLSLQTFSTDESGQYVCTARNSITGGTSEQGTDLAIVATCLNAGEVAGIVIGSLLLLLIIILLIVLIVILVRRRGRQRQNDTTVLVQKNNPNPRPLPPEPQPNGARDLGQGPHPPLFYVNSHTRNPDRLYIAPRESRGNPQTLALEGLHNSDTHRHNGRTHTNGLPHNASQNGSAFPHNGNDNPAFTHTDAQNPNTQQQNPNIVIQTGAAQGGAQPSAVHVNLNTLPQSAQQGNNSAQMPTIHVNLNSYPTNGQQSQQDNSFPLPNTATYNASQPPQQNLTHTGQPDPRLQSGQSYPNPTDPQVNDNVEAGLLDRLGLIPTGYTHHNRNNTPQRNANTQTYQLEQEPRHRSDRNSWDLLRGTPAYPTGTRQRGHTSSEDTSDTTGYTSHPPIRDARMPSRSQPRTESRSTSRSRAPPRRDTPSVDRQTRSRSADLRGPNTRSVTQLEAEYHTQRSPHTQRRNAQRDISGLPRSQTAPRQEATHRNNPQALPLMSQQASVGRSAVSQGPVKQQAVTAPWVVDSRVLADPNHLPQAHVAQQHRAEPIQTPPQGLGKQTQPVINGASQPRQGGTAPVPYSPAQRNPSNLTQAALTAHTERTQTFQNRRQQTQAALLHPGPQAHVPVAGAQHPPTPPPVIPLEQFQTLPKKHTQHRSPIRGPQPPRPPVNIPVAQRPRPAQHRPANHHHHPGNGHLHVNAHRHAHARGHGHPAHFTHPQQHQTHRGRPR, encoded by the exons ATGAGACAACCTTTGCTCCTTATCAGTCTGTCGCTGGCAG CCCTCCTCTCTGCCAGGGTGCTGGCTCAGGACCAGATCCAGATCCAGTTCCAGACAGACCCGTTGCTGGTTCAAACTGGTACAGAGGTAGTGTTCACAGTGCTGACAGTATCCCAGGTTTTCTCCATGGAATGGCAGTACCAAGGAGGAGTCACTCTGGGCGTGTGGAGCGGAGGAGCCCCATCTATTAACCCAGTCGCCCAGTTCCAGGGCCGGGTCACCATCACTGCCACCCAGCTCCGAATCGGAGGCGCCCAGCTCCGAGACGCGGGGAACTACACGGTGGTAGTGACCCCCCTCGCGACAACAGGCCTGACCACTAACTCCAGATCGATACAGCTGAGGGTGTTTG ATGCAGTGAACGGGGTGAGTCTGTTTGTTCCCTCGGTGGCGGTGGAGGGGAGAAACGTGTCTCTGCAGTGTACGTGGACGTCTGGGACAGAGACTACTGTCCAGTGGGGCAAAGGAGGCATAGCCATCACCCCGGACTCCAGGATTACCATCTCTGATGGCTCTCTTGTCATCAACCCAGCCCAGCGGGGTGATGCCGGGGACTACACATGTACCGTCAGCAACCCTGTCAGCGCCCAAACTGCCACAAAGAGCCTCACTGTCTACT ATGGCCCCGACACCCCTGTGCTGACCAAGGACACCTCAAAAGACTGCGTCGGGGGAGGCGATGTGCTGGTCGGACAGACGGTGCGTCTCACCTGCATGTCTGACTCGCTGCCCCCTGCCCTCTTCTCATGGCAACGTGACGGACAGACGGTCGCATCTGGCCAGCCGGACAGCGGGGTGCTCAGCCTTCAGACTTTCTCTACGGATGAGAGCGGCCAGTACGTCTGCACGGCCAGAAACAGCATTACTGGAGGCACGTCGGAGCAGGGGACAGACTTAGCCATCGTAG CCACATGTCTAAATGCAGGGGAAGTGGCGGGGATTGTGATTGGCTCTTTGCTCCTGCTCTTAatcatcatcctcctcatcgTGCTCATTGTCATTCTCGTGCGAAGGAGGG GACGACAGAGACAAAATGATACTACTGTGCTTGTGCAGAAGAACAACCCAAATCCCAGGCCTTTA CCTCCAGAACCACAACCTAATGGTGCAAGGGATTTGGGCCAAGGTCCCCACCCCCCCCTCTTTTACGtgaactcacacacacgcaaccCTGACCGCTTATACATAGCCCCGCGTGAAAGCCGTGGCAACCCGCAGACACTGGCGCTGGAAGGGTTGCATAACTCCGACACACACCGACACAATGGTCGTACCCACACAAATGGACTCCCACACAATGCCTCTCAAAATGGCAGTGCATTCCCACACAATGGCAATGACAACCCGgctttcacacacactgatgctcagaatccaaacacacagcagcaaaaTCCTAACATTGTCATTCAGACTGGTGCTGCCCAGGGCGGTGCCCAGCCGTCGGCGGTCCACGTCAACCTTAACACGCTGCCACAATCTGCCCAGCAAGGCAACAACAGTGCACAAATGCCCACCATTCATGTCAATCTTAACTCGTACCCAACCAATGGCCAACAGAGTCAGCAAGACAACTCATTTCCTCTTCCCAATACAGCCACTTATAATGCTTCACAACCCCCCCAACAAAACCTGACACATACGGGGCAGCCGGATCCCAGATTGCAAAGTGGGCAATCCTATCCTAATCCTACTGACCCCCAGGTGAATGATAACGTAGAAGCAGGTCTACTAGATCGGCTTGGACTTATCCCGACTGGATACACACATCATAACAGAAATAACACTCCTCAGCGAAATGCCAACACACAGACGTACCAGCTGGAGCAAGAGCCTCGTCACAGGTCTGATAGAAACTCCTGGGATCTCCTCCGAGGGACACCGGCGTACCCCACTGGCACGCGTCAGAGAGGACACACATCATCTGAGGACACCTCTGACACTACAGGCTACACTTCCCATCCTCCCATACGGGACGCAAGAATGCCGAGCAGATCTCAGCCACGAACTGAGAGCAGAAGCACTTCCCGCAGCAGAGCTCCACCCAGACGAGATACACCATcagtggacagacagacacggAGTCGCTCGGCTGATCTCCGAGGCCCAAACACTCGCAGTGTAACACAGCTTGAGGCTGAATATCACACACAGAGAAGCCCCCACACACAAAGGAGGAACGCTCAGCGAGACATCAGTGGTTTGCCTCGTAGCCAGACTGCCCCCAGGCAGGAAGCCACACACAGAAATAACCCCCAGGCACTACCTCTCATGAGCCAGCAGGCCTCTGTAGGCCGCTCTGCTGTGTCACAAGGACCAGTGAAACAACAGGCAGTGACTGCACCGTGGGTTGTGGATTCAAGAGTTTTGGCTGATCCTAATCACCTTCCACAGGCACACGTGGCCCAGCAACACAGAGCAGAACCGATCCAAACACCACCACAAGGTCTGGGCAAACAGACACAGCCTGTCATAAATGGTGCCAGTCAACCTCGCCAAGGAGGCACTGCTCCAGTCCCGTACTCTCCTGCCCAACGTAATCCCAGTAACCTAACCCAGGCTGCACTTACAGCCCACACCGAGAGGACTCAGACATTTCAGAATCGGAGACAACAGACCCAGGCCGCCCTGCTCCACCCTGGACCACAGGCACATGTCCCTGTTGCTGGGGCTCAGCACCCACCAACTCCTCCTCCTGTTATCCCCCTCGAACAGTTTCAGACCCTCCCCAAGAAACACACCCAGCACAGATCCCCAATCAGAGGCCCTCAGCCCCCCAGACCACCTGTTAACATACCCGTGGCTCAACGACCCCGACCAGCACAACACAGGCCTGCcaaccatcatcaccatcctGGAAATGGCCACTTGCATGTCAATGCACACAGACACGCTCATGCTCGTGGCCACGGGCACCCTGCCCACTTCACCCACCCACAACAG CATCAAACTCACAGAGGGAGACCAAGATGA